The following is a genomic window from Streptomyces sp. NBC_01381.
TCACACCGCGCAGTTGCGCGACGGCACCGCCGACCTGCTGCTGATCACGCTGCCCGTCAGCGAGCCGGACCTGACCGTCGGAGCAGTGATCACGCGTGGCAGCAGATACATGGCCCTGGCAGCGGACCACCGGCTCACGGGGCACGACGTGGTGTCGTTCGAGGACCTCGCGGGTGAGACCTTCGTCGCCATGGCCGGCTCGGTCCCCACCTACTGGACGGACTTCCATCTGCCCCGTACAACGCCCGGCGGTCGGCCGATCGGCAGGTACGGCGAGCCGTGCGCCACGTACGCCGAGGCGTTGGCACTGGTCGCGGCAGGGCGGGCCATCGTGCCCGGCGACCGGCAACTGCTGTCGCTGTACGGACGGCCGGACATCCACTTCGTCCTCGTCTCCGACATGCCGCAGGTCGAGCAAGGACTGGTGTGGCGCACACGCGACGACGCGGACCAGCGCGTGCGGGCCTTCGCCGATGTCGTCCTGGAGATCGCGCCCGCGCTCTCGCTGCCCGCGCCGACGCTTGTCCCCCGCAGCACCGAGGACACGGTGACGCCCGCCTGAGCGGTGCTGCCCATGCGGGCGGTGTGCCCGAATCGATCGTTTACTCGTAGTACATGATCCTCGCGAAATCCGTCGTTGTTCCGACTTCACCGTTCGACGAATGTTGGGGACGCCTCCTCCGCGTCCGCGGTGGCGGCGACTGCGCGAAGGAGCGACGTCATGACGATCGAGTACTTCGACCCGCTGATCACGGGCAAGCTGGACCTGCCGAACCGTTTGGTGATGGCGCCGATGACCCGGAGCCGCGCGGACCGCGCGGGCGTGGTCTCGGAGTTGACCGCCGAGTACTACGCGCAGCGGGCCGGTGCGGGTCTGATCATCACCGAGGCGACCCAGGTGAGCGAGATCGGACAGGGGTACATCCTGACTCCGGGTCTGTACACGGCGGCACAGGTCCTGGCCTGGCGTGGGGTGACCGATGCCGTGCATGCGGCCGGTGGGCGAATCGTCGCTCAGCTGGTGCACTGCGGTCGGATCGGCCACCCGAGTCTGTACGCGGACGGTGCTCTCCCTGTCGGCCCTTCCCCCATCGCGTCCGGCGAGCAGTTGTTCACCGCCGAGGGCATGCTGGACCACCCGACGCCGCGGGAGATGACCCTCGACGACATCCACCGCACGGTGGAGGACTTCGTGGCCAGTGCCCGCAACGCGGTCGAGGCCGGCTTCGACGGGGTGGAGGTGCACGCGGCCAACGGGTTCCTGCTGCACCAGTTCCTGGCGGACGGCGCCAACCGGCGGACCGACGGATACGGCGGTTCGATCGCCCATCGGATCCGCTTCGCCGTGGAGGTCGTCACGGCGGTGGCCGAGGCGATCGGCCCGGAGCGGGTGGGGGTCAGGCTCTCGCCCGGGATCACGTACAACGGGATCGGCGAGAGCGACACGGCCGAGCTGTACCCGGAACTGGTCCGCGCGCTGGCCCCGTTGCCGTTGGCCTACCTTCACGTCTTCGAGGTCATGACGCGGGACGTCACCCGGCTGATCCGTGCCGAGTGGCCGGGGACGCTGATCCTGTGTGCGCATCCCACGCCGGAGTCCTTCCCCAGCACGCCCGAGATCGGTGCCGAGGCACTGCGGGAGGGCGTGGCCGATGCCGTCGCACTGGGCGAACTGTGGTTGGCCAACCCCGACTTGACCGCCCGGGTCCGCTCCGGTGGCCCGTACAACGTGGCGGACAAGGCCACGTTCTACGGCGGCGACCACCGCGGCTACACCGACTACCCGACCCTCGACGCGGACAACTGACCGGCGGCGTCCGCACTTCCCCCTGGGCTCCCTGGCAGCCCCAGGGGCGTCTCACCCATCAGTCTGTGACACACAAGGAGCAATCATGGACCTGCAACTCGCGGGCAAGACCGCCGTCGTGACGGCCGCCAGTGGCGGCATCGGGGGCGCGGTCGTACGTACGCTGATCGCCGACGGGGTCAAGGTGCTCGGCGCGGACCGTA
Proteins encoded in this region:
- a CDS encoding LysR family transcriptional regulator — encoded protein: MLERTEMEMFLTLAEELHFGRTAERLYCSTGRVSQIIKQMERRVGAPLFERTSRHVELTSVGRRLREDLLPLYEGIRGAMERAEAAGRGITGTLTVGFMGTQSARVLSAAREVFELRNPDCTVRVVETHLHHHTAQLRDGTADLLLITLPVSEPDLTVGAVITRGSRYMALAADHRLTGHDVVSFEDLAGETFVAMAGSVPTYWTDFHLPRTTPGGRPIGRYGEPCATYAEALALVAAGRAIVPGDRQLLSLYGRPDIHFVLVSDMPQVEQGLVWRTRDDADQRVRAFADVVLEIAPALSLPAPTLVPRSTEDTVTPA
- a CDS encoding alkene reductase; the protein is MTIEYFDPLITGKLDLPNRLVMAPMTRSRADRAGVVSELTAEYYAQRAGAGLIITEATQVSEIGQGYILTPGLYTAAQVLAWRGVTDAVHAAGGRIVAQLVHCGRIGHPSLYADGALPVGPSPIASGEQLFTAEGMLDHPTPREMTLDDIHRTVEDFVASARNAVEAGFDGVEVHAANGFLLHQFLADGANRRTDGYGGSIAHRIRFAVEVVTAVAEAIGPERVGVRLSPGITYNGIGESDTAELYPELVRALAPLPLAYLHVFEVMTRDVTRLIRAEWPGTLILCAHPTPESFPSTPEIGAEALREGVADAVALGELWLANPDLTARVRSGGPYNVADKATFYGGDHRGYTDYPTLDADN